The Erythrolamprus reginae isolate rEryReg1 chromosome 5, rEryReg1.hap1, whole genome shotgun sequence genome window below encodes:
- the FGFBP3 gene encoding fibroblast growth factor-binding protein 3: MKLPQTFPLTLLFLSCLECSPSKKGRDTSEKGKPPFPWAQSGEFSTHDEHMCSWQLISGERDTELQITCRAAEGEAQRCVYQGRPEICAAYSTKGRQFWKQILGKLRRKRHPCQDTSPLKSRLCSGKKEMSEAQLRLVQSTPSTEIPVTTANVTQGRSKGKSHGKNLPASQRSPQAHQDMTATNPAKNGALKKQKKGRKRKGNPNSPAAPTRPALRQPTTAMGEGTVWPTDLNADVVDTYCEEKWHSLCNFFVNIWNG; this comes from the coding sequence ATGAAGCTGCCCCAAACATTCCCCCTCACTCTCCTCTTCCTCAGTTGCCTGGAATGTAGCCCTTCTAAGAAGGGTAGGGATACCAGTGAAAAAGGAAAACCTCCTTTCCCTTGGGCTCAGTCTGGGGAGTTCTCCACCCATGATGAGCATATGTGCAGCTGGCAACTCATCTCTGGAGAGAGGGATACAGAGCTCCAGATCACCtgtcgtgcagcagaaggagagGCACAGAGGTGTGTCTACCAGGGCCGGCCAGAGATATGTGCGGCCTACAGTACCAAAGGACGTCAGTTCTGGAAGCAGATCCTGGGGAAGCTCCGCCGGAAACGCCATCCCTGCCAGGACACCAGCCCTCTCAAATCCCGGCTTTGCAGCGGCAAGAAGGAGATGTCTGAAGCCCAACTGCGCCTGGTACAATCCACACCAAGCACAGAGATCCCGGTGACCACTGCAAATGTCACTCAAGGAAGGTCCAAGGGGAAAAGCCACGGCAAAAACCTACCAGCATCACAGAGATCGCCACAAGCGCACCAAGATATGACCGCCACCAATCCAGCAAAGAATGGTGccttgaagaagcagaagaaagggaggaagagaaaagggaaCCCCAATTCTCCAGCCGCTCCAACCCGTCCAGCCCTTAGGCAGCCTACAACCGCAATGGGGGAAGGCACTGTATGGCCCACAGACCTTAATGCTGACGTGGTAGACACTTATTGTGAAGAGAAATGGCATTCCTTGTGTAACTTTTTTGTGAATATCTGGAATGGCTGA
- the LOC139168395 gene encoding D(1) dopamine receptor-like codes for MENASNHSLEAWEPRGPLSGLRVLAGCLLSLLVLSTLVGNSMVCLAVLHFPHLRTRATNWFVLSLALSDFCVGLLVMPWKAVTEVAGGVWLFGSHFCDTWVAFDIMCSTASILHLCIISLDRYWAIANPFCYERRMTQSLAFTMIMLAWTLSVLISFIPVHLHWHSAEANSGLLPYHCDTRLNRTYAITSSLVSFYIPVSVMIGMYAQIFRIAKAQIRRISSLERAGGLGLVKGKEPVSSLRSSLCKETKLLQTLTIILGVFVCCWLPFFLLNCLLPFCDTGPKDRSPEQLTCIINPSVFNIFMWLGWANSTINPVIYAFNVDFQRAFRSLLGGHHFPCCVSNHSATQRVHLSGELTSYPHRNDEDSPLSLPAQAIVAWNEPLPSTASIQEEHHGRLLSEKEMLPSSPRTRRSSSNMPVLLPFQCESELILETDILHDGT; via the coding sequence ATGGAGAATGCCTCCAACCACAGCTTGGAGGCCTGGGAGCCCCGGGGTCCACTCAGTGGCTTGAGGGTGTTGGCAGGATGCTTGCTGTCCCTGTTGGTGCTGAGCACCCTGGTGGGCAACAGCATGGTGTGCCTGGCCGTCCTCCATTTCCCCCACCTGCGGACCAGAGCCACCAACTGGTTCGTGCTCTCCTTGGCTTTGTCTGACTTTTGCGTGGGACTGCTGGTCATGCCCTGGAAAGCAGTCACAGAAGTGGCAGGTGGGGTGTGGCTCTTTGGCAGCCACTTCTGTGACACCTGGGTGGCCTTTGACATCATGTGCTCCACAGCTTCTATCCTCCACCTCTGCATCATCAGCCTGGATCGCTACTGGGCCATTGCCAACCCCTTCTGCTATGAGCGGCGGATGACCCAGTCCTTGGCCTTCACTATGATCATGTTGGCTTGGACCCTCTCCGTTCTCATTTCCTTCATCCCTGTCCACCTCCATTGGCACAGTGCCGAGGCGAACTCTGGCTTGCTTCCCTACCACTGTGACACTCGTCTCAACCGTACTTATGCCATCACCTCCTCCCTGGTCAGCTTCTACATTCCTGTCTCCGTCATGATTGGGATGTACGCGCAGATATTTCGCATTGCTAAGGCTCAGATCCGTCGCATCTCCTCCTTGGAAAGAGCAGGTGGCCTGGGCTTGGTCAAGGGGAAGGAGCCAGTTTCTTCTCTGCGCAGCTCACTGTGCAAAGAAACCAAGTTGCTTCAAACCCTGACCATCATCTTAGGAGTCTTTGTCTGCTGCTGGCTGCCATTCTTCTTGCTCAATTGCCTGTTGCCCTTTTGTGACACAGGGCCCAAGGACAGAAGCCCTGAACAGCTGACCTGCATCATCAACCCATccgtcttcaacattttcatgtgGCTTGGCTGGGCCAACTCCACCATCAACCCAGTGATCTATGCTTTCAATGTAGACTTCCAGCGGGCATTCAGGAGCCTGTTGGGTGGCCACCATTTTCCTTGTTGTGTTTCCAACCATTCTGCCACCCAGAGAGTCCATCTGAGCGGTGAGTTGACCTCCTACCCCCACAGAAACGATGAAGATTCACCGCTGTCATTACCCGCACAGGCCATTGTAGCTTGGAATGAGCCACTCCCCTCCACAGCAAGCATCCAAGAAGAGCACCATGGGAGACTCCTATCAGAGAAGGAGATGCTTCcatcctctccaaggactcgcaGAAGCAGTTCCAACATGCCAGTTTTGCTTCCCTTTCAGTGTGAGAGTGAGCTAATTTTGGAAACGGATATACTCCATGATGGAACTTAG